A genomic window from Paucibacter sp. KCTC 42545 includes:
- a CDS encoding peptide chain release factor 3: protein MSADLPSRIETEVKRRRTFAIISHPDAGKTTLTEKLLLFSGAIQIAGSVKARKASRHATSDWMEIEKQRGISVASSVMQMEYRDCVINLLDTPGHQDFSEDTYRVLTAVDAALMVIDAANGVEPQTRRLLQVCRARNTPILTFVNKMDREVQDPLALMDEIERELGMTVVPFTWPVGMGKHFHGVMDLRREQMRVFSPGEDRVGGDDEILSGLNNPAYAERFGMQYEQAEGEIELVRDAAAEFNHEEFLVGKQTPMFFGSAVNNFGVQEILDALVELAPAPGDRAAMQRVVKPEESKFTGVVFKIQANMDPSHRDRIAFLRVASGHFERGMRLKVVRSGKELRPNTVVSFLSQRRELLDEAFGGDIIGIPNHGVLQLGDTITEGEALQFTGLPFFAPEMFRSVEVADPLKTKQLKAGLQQLGEEGAIQVFRPIAGSVLLLGAVGQLQFEVVAHRLEHEYGCKARISGSRFQVARWVTCDDEKELKRFIDANDHRMAYDAVDAPTVLVEYAPELRAIEANWPKIKFHALREHAGLVFQKRLEG, encoded by the coding sequence ATGTCCGCCGATCTACCCTCCCGCATTGAAACCGAAGTCAAGCGTCGCCGCACCTTCGCCATCATTTCTCACCCGGATGCGGGTAAGACCACGCTGACGGAAAAGCTGCTGCTGTTCTCGGGCGCGATCCAGATCGCCGGCTCGGTGAAGGCGCGCAAGGCCTCGCGCCACGCGACGTCCGACTGGATGGAGATTGAAAAGCAGCGCGGCATTTCGGTGGCGTCTTCCGTCATGCAGATGGAATACCGCGACTGCGTGATCAACCTGCTCGACACCCCCGGCCACCAAGACTTCTCCGAAGACACCTACCGCGTGCTGACCGCGGTGGACGCGGCGCTGATGGTGATTGACGCAGCCAACGGTGTGGAGCCACAGACCCGCCGCCTGCTGCAGGTTTGCCGCGCCCGCAACACGCCCATCCTGACCTTCGTCAACAAGATGGACCGCGAGGTGCAAGACCCGCTGGCCCTGATGGATGAGATCGAACGCGAGCTGGGCATGACCGTTGTGCCCTTCACATGGCCGGTCGGCATGGGCAAGCATTTCCACGGCGTGATGGACTTGCGTCGCGAGCAAATGCGGGTGTTCTCGCCCGGTGAAGACCGCGTGGGCGGTGACGACGAGATCCTCAGCGGCCTCAACAACCCGGCTTATGCCGAGCGCTTTGGCATGCAGTACGAGCAGGCTGAAGGCGAGATCGAACTGGTGCGCGATGCCGCCGCCGAGTTCAATCACGAGGAGTTCCTGGTCGGCAAGCAAACGCCGATGTTCTTCGGCTCCGCCGTCAACAACTTCGGCGTGCAAGAAATTCTGGACGCCCTGGTCGAGCTGGCGCCGGCGCCGGGCGACCGCGCCGCCATGCAGCGCGTGGTCAAGCCCGAGGAATCGAAGTTCACCGGCGTGGTGTTCAAGATCCAGGCCAATATGGACCCCTCGCACCGCGACCGCATCGCCTTCTTGCGCGTGGCCTCGGGCCACTTCGAGCGCGGCATGCGGCTGAAGGTGGTGCGCTCAGGCAAAGAGTTACGCCCCAACACGGTGGTGAGCTTCTTGAGCCAGCGCCGCGAGCTGCTGGACGAGGCCTTTGGCGGCGACATCATCGGTATCCCCAACCACGGCGTGCTGCAGCTGGGCGACACCATCACCGAAGGCGAGGCCCTGCAGTTCACCGGCCTGCCCTTCTTCGCGCCGGAAATGTTCCGCAGCGTAGAAGTGGCCGACCCGCTCAAGACCAAGCAACTCAAGGCCGGCCTGCAACAGCTGGGCGAAGAAGGCGCGATCCAGGTCTTCCGCCCCATCGCCGGCAGCGTGCTCTTGCTGGGCGCCGTCGGTCAGCTGCAGTTTGAAGTGGTGGCGCACCGCCTGGAGCATGAATACGGCTGCAAGGCCCGCATCAGCGGCAGCCGCTTCCAGGTGGCTCGCTGGGTGACCTGCGATGACGAGAAAGAGCTCAAACGCTTCATCGACGCCAACGACCACCGCATGGCTTACGACGCGGTGGACGCGCCCACCGTGCTGGTGGAGTACGCGCCCGAGCTGCGCGCCATCGAGGCCAACTGGCCCAAGATCAAGTTCCACGCCCTGCGCGAGCACGCTGGCTTGGTGTTCCAGAAGCGCCTGGAAGGCTGA
- a CDS encoding methyltransferase family protein — protein sequence MPLSSVLQRLETKLPPLLLVLALATLAWLLAWQWPALNLRFAGQRWFALGLAVLAAAIALAGVRAFRQHGTTVDPTRPEHSSAVVSSGIYRFTRNPMYLGFGLGLAAWVIGLGNAAAALLIPVYVAYMVRFQIRPEEAALQAKFGEPFVAYMRRVRRWL from the coding sequence ATGCCGCTCAGCAGCGTGCTGCAGCGCTTGGAAACCAAGCTGCCGCCTCTGCTGCTGGTGCTGGCTTTGGCCACGCTCGCTTGGCTCTTGGCCTGGCAGTGGCCGGCACTGAACCTGCGCTTTGCCGGCCAGCGCTGGTTCGCCCTGGGGCTGGCGGTGCTGGCAGCGGCCATCGCGCTGGCGGGTGTGCGCGCCTTTCGCCAGCATGGCACCACGGTGGACCCGACGCGGCCCGAGCACAGCTCGGCCGTGGTCAGCAGCGGCATCTACCGCTTCACCCGCAACCCCATGTATCTGGGCTTCGGCCTGGGCTTGGCGGCCTGGGTCATCGGTTTGGGCAATGCGGCAGCGGCCCTGCTGATTCCGGTCTATGTGGCCTATATGGTGCGGTTTCAGATTCGCCCCGAAGAAGCGGCCCTGCAAGCCAAGTTCGGCGAGCCCTTCGTGGCCTATATGCGCCGGGTGCGACGCTGGCTGTGA
- a CDS encoding ABC transporter ATP-binding protein — protein sequence MSVALEIKDLHAWYGESHILHGINLRVKKGQVLTLLGRNGAGRTTTLRAIMGLTGRRKGSIRVHGVETIDMPTHHITHLGLGYCPEERGIFASLTTEENLRLPPLLKNQRAKPMSEADIYAMFPNLAERKNSPGTRLSGGEQQMLAVARILRTGADILLLDEISEGLAPVIVQALARMITTLKSQGFTIVMVEQNFRFAAPLADHFMVVEHGEVVESFPASELAAKQAVLDVLLSV from the coding sequence ATGTCAGTCGCGTTGGAAATCAAGGACCTGCACGCCTGGTACGGCGAGAGCCACATCCTGCACGGCATCAATCTGCGCGTCAAAAAGGGTCAGGTCTTGACCTTGCTGGGCCGCAACGGCGCTGGCCGCACGACCACCTTGCGCGCCATCATGGGCCTGACCGGGCGGCGCAAGGGCAGCATCCGCGTGCATGGGGTGGAAACCATCGACATGCCCACCCACCACATCACCCACCTGGGCCTGGGCTACTGCCCGGAGGAGCGCGGCATCTTCGCCTCGCTGACCACCGAGGAAAACCTGCGCCTGCCGCCGCTGCTGAAGAACCAGCGCGCCAAGCCGATGAGCGAGGCGGACATCTACGCCATGTTCCCCAATCTGGCCGAGCGCAAGAACAGCCCGGGCACCCGCTTGTCGGGCGGCGAGCAGCAGATGCTGGCCGTGGCGCGCATCCTGCGCACCGGCGCGGACATCCTCTTGCTGGATGAGATTTCCGAAGGCCTGGCGCCCGTCATCGTGCAAGCCCTGGCGCGCATGATCACAACGCTGAAATCCCAGGGCTTCACCATCGTGATGGTGGAGCAGAACTTCCGCTTCGCCGCACCGCTGGCCGACCACTTCATGGTGGTGGAGCATGGCGAGGTGGTGGAGTCCTTCCCGGCTTCTGAGCTGGCGGCCAAGCAGGCCGTGCTCGATGTGCTGCTGAGTGTTTGA
- a CDS encoding ABC transporter ATP-binding protein: MSELILETKNLTKEFKGFTAVDKVNLQVQRGHIHALLGPNGAGKTTCFNLLTKFLEPTRGTIIFNGIDITGEKSAEIARRGVIRSFQISAVFPHLTVLENVRIGLQRFTGTSFHFWKGLTGLKQLDARVLALLELVDLRDAAHLKAGDLPYGRKRALEIATTMAMEPTLMLLDEPTQGMGHEDVDKVTELIKRVAEGRTVLMVEHNMKVVSRIADRITVLARGAVLAEGDYATVSKHPAVLEAYMGSEAAELQGAH; this comes from the coding sequence ATGAGCGAACTCATTCTTGAAACCAAGAATCTGACCAAAGAGTTCAAAGGCTTCACGGCCGTGGACAAGGTGAACCTGCAGGTTCAGCGCGGTCATATCCACGCTTTGCTGGGCCCCAATGGCGCGGGCAAAACCACCTGCTTCAATTTGCTGACCAAGTTCTTGGAGCCGACGCGCGGCACCATCATCTTCAACGGCATCGACATCACTGGTGAGAAGTCGGCCGAGATCGCCCGGCGCGGCGTGATCCGCAGCTTCCAGATCTCCGCCGTCTTCCCCCACCTCACGGTGCTGGAGAACGTGCGCATCGGCCTGCAGCGCTTCACCGGCACCAGCTTTCACTTCTGGAAGGGCCTGACCGGCCTGAAGCAGTTGGACGCCCGCGTGCTGGCCTTGCTGGAACTGGTGGACCTGCGCGACGCCGCCCACCTGAAAGCGGGCGATTTGCCCTATGGCCGCAAGCGCGCGCTGGAGATCGCCACCACCATGGCCATGGAGCCCACGCTGATGCTGTTGGATGAGCCCACCCAAGGCATGGGCCACGAGGATGTGGACAAGGTCACCGAGTTGATCAAGCGGGTGGCCGAAGGCCGCACCGTCTTGATGGTTGAACACAATATGAAGGTGGTGTCGCGCATCGCCGACCGCATCACCGTGCTGGCGCGCGGCGCCGTGCTGGCCGAAGGCGACTACGCCACCGTGTCCAAGCACCCCGCCGTGCTGGAGGCCTATATGGGCAGCGAAGCCGCTGAGTTGCAGGGAGCCCACTGA
- a CDS encoding PEP-CTERM sorting domain-containing protein, with protein MKSLVTALALIAAPAITLAAQPNLLVNGSFEDSVIANGKWNVFANINGWTGTGAGIEVRNNIVGSALDGKNFVELDSYSNSGMFQTVGTSVGSSYNFSFSFANREGTVAATNGLDWTVDGGKTWNAAPTLNSSKWADFSTSFIASSASTVIGFRATGTNDALGTSLDKVSLTTAVPEPESYALMLAGLAAVGFVARRRKSA; from the coding sequence ATGAAATCTCTGGTTACCGCTCTTGCCCTGATCGCCGCCCCCGCCATCACCCTGGCTGCCCAGCCTAATCTGCTGGTGAATGGCAGCTTTGAAGACAGCGTCATCGCCAATGGCAAGTGGAACGTCTTCGCCAATATCAATGGCTGGACCGGCACGGGCGCTGGCATTGAGGTGCGCAACAACATCGTTGGTTCGGCCCTTGATGGCAAGAATTTTGTAGAACTGGACAGCTATTCCAACAGCGGCATGTTCCAGACCGTCGGCACCAGCGTCGGCAGCAGCTACAACTTCAGCTTCAGCTTCGCCAATCGTGAAGGCACAGTCGCCGCCACCAATGGCCTGGACTGGACGGTTGACGGTGGCAAGACTTGGAACGCCGCTCCGACCCTGAACAGCAGCAAGTGGGCCGATTTCAGCACCAGCTTTATCGCCAGCAGCGCCAGCACCGTGATCGGCTTCCGTGCCACCGGTACCAACGACGCGCTGGGCACCTCGCTCGACAAGGTCAGCCTGACCACCGCCGTGCCTGAGCCAGAGAGCTATGCCCTGATGTTGGCCGGTTTGGCCGCCGTGGGCTTTGTGGCCCGCCGCCGCAAGAGCGCCTGA
- a CDS encoding alkyl/aryl-sulfatase: MSSCTHRPKLSLALMALSLAACQPKPPEATAKAEVSTQVQQAHAATAKAADLSDPATFADAKRGFIAAPKGQVKNAAGEVIWDYEAFAFVQGAAPATVNPSLWRQALLNNQIGLFKVSEGIWQLRGFDLANITLIEGKTGWIVVDSLTSRETAAAAMAFARQHLGNKPVSALVFTHSHADHFGGALGVLSAEDAKARAVPIVAPAGFMEEATSENLMVGSAMARRSMYMYGSRLPRSATGLVDDGLGKAVAYGQLGILTPNRLVEKADEELVLDGVRFVFHNVPSSEAPSEFTFSLPDLKAFGGAELMSHTLHNLYTLRGAKVRDALKWAAYLDRSLAQVQGAEVVFNQHHWPVWGEAKIRDFITKQRDVYKFIHDQTVHGINAGLNGAEIAETLQLPKALQDHLNVRGYYGTVRHNARAVYQFYMGWFDAHPSNLDALPAQELAQRYVSLAGGPDKALSAAQKAFDAGDFRWAAELLKHLVYSQPKDKAAAELLARTFEQLGYAAESAPWRNFYLTGALELRQGPPEKGTSTAMLMDMLEHTPIERFLEAMAAGINAGKAEGLQLKINLVFSDIQESYVLQLDNSVLHHKQAPPASDANATLTLSKPFFLRMMTGSAGAKDLLLSDQTKISGSTLDLGRFFSLIDKSKGVFPIVTR; this comes from the coding sequence TTGAGTTCATGCACGCACCGCCCCAAGCTCTCTCTCGCCTTGATGGCGCTCAGCCTGGCCGCGTGCCAGCCCAAGCCACCGGAAGCCACGGCCAAGGCCGAAGTCTCTACCCAGGTCCAGCAAGCCCATGCGGCCACGGCCAAGGCGGCAGACCTGTCTGACCCGGCCACGTTCGCCGATGCCAAACGCGGCTTCATTGCCGCGCCCAAGGGTCAGGTCAAGAATGCCGCGGGCGAGGTGATCTGGGACTACGAGGCCTTCGCCTTTGTGCAAGGTGCCGCCCCTGCCACCGTCAACCCCAGCTTGTGGCGCCAGGCCTTGCTGAACAATCAGATCGGCCTGTTCAAGGTCAGCGAAGGGATCTGGCAGCTGCGCGGCTTTGATCTGGCCAATATCACCCTGATCGAGGGCAAGACGGGCTGGATCGTGGTGGATAGCCTGACCTCGCGCGAAACCGCCGCAGCGGCCATGGCCTTTGCACGCCAGCATCTGGGCAATAAGCCGGTCTCGGCCCTGGTCTTCACCCACAGCCATGCCGACCACTTCGGCGGCGCGCTGGGCGTGCTCTCGGCCGAAGACGCCAAGGCCCGCGCCGTGCCCATCGTCGCCCCGGCCGGTTTCATGGAAGAAGCCACCAGCGAGAACCTGATGGTGGGCAGCGCCATGGCGCGGCGCTCCATGTATATGTACGGCAGCCGCCTGCCGCGCTCTGCCACCGGCCTGGTGGACGACGGCCTGGGCAAGGCCGTGGCCTATGGGCAGCTGGGCATTCTGACGCCCAACCGCCTGGTCGAGAAAGCCGACGAAGAGCTGGTGCTGGACGGCGTGCGCTTCGTCTTTCACAACGTGCCCAGCAGCGAGGCACCTTCGGAGTTCACCTTCTCACTGCCGGACCTGAAGGCTTTTGGTGGCGCTGAGCTGATGAGCCACACCTTGCACAACCTCTACACCTTGCGGGGGGCCAAGGTGCGGGACGCGCTCAAGTGGGCGGCCTATCTGGACCGCTCGCTGGCCCAGGTCCAGGGCGCCGAAGTGGTGTTCAACCAGCATCACTGGCCGGTCTGGGGCGAGGCGAAGATTCGCGACTTCATCACCAAGCAGCGCGATGTCTACAAATTCATCCACGACCAGACGGTGCACGGCATCAATGCCGGCCTGAACGGGGCCGAGATCGCCGAGACCTTGCAGCTACCCAAAGCCCTGCAAGACCATCTGAATGTGCGCGGTTATTACGGCACGGTGCGGCATAACGCGCGGGCCGTCTACCAGTTCTATATGGGCTGGTTTGACGCCCACCCGTCCAATCTGGATGCCTTGCCCGCGCAGGAGCTGGCCCAGCGCTATGTGAGCTTGGCCGGTGGCCCGGACAAGGCCCTGAGTGCGGCACAGAAAGCCTTTGATGCGGGCGACTTCCGCTGGGCCGCCGAGCTGCTGAAACACCTGGTCTACAGCCAGCCCAAGGACAAGGCTGCGGCCGAGTTGCTGGCCCGCACTTTTGAGCAGCTGGGCTATGCGGCGGAGTCCGCGCCCTGGCGCAACTTCTACCTCACCGGCGCGCTGGAGTTGCGGCAAGGCCCACCCGAAAAAGGTACCAGCACCGCCATGCTGATGGACATGTTGGAGCACACGCCCATCGAGCGTTTTTTGGAGGCGATGGCCGCAGGCATCAATGCGGGCAAGGCCGAGGGGCTACAGCTCAAGATCAATCTGGTGTTCTCAGACATTCAGGAAAGCTATGTGCTGCAGCTGGACAACTCGGTGCTGCACCACAAACAGGCCCCACCCGCCAGCGATGCCAATGCCACGCTGACGCTCAGCAAGCCTTTCTTCCTGCGCATGATGACGGGCTCGGCCGGCGCCAAAGATCTGTTGCTGTCCGATCAAACCAAGATCAGCGGCAGCACCCTGGACCTGGGCCGATTCTTCAGCCTGATCGACAAATCCAAGGGCGTCTTCCCCATCGTCACCCGCTGA
- a CDS encoding MBL fold metallo-hydrolase translates to MPKFAQLGLAITLLLGGINTEVMAAAPQVKTQAPGFYRMMLGDFEITALNDGTRDLPVDKLLKERQPGQVLRALQHAYLGLPLETSFNGFLINTGAKLVLVDSGGGSNLGPTLGRLITNLKAAGYQPEQVDEVYITHLHSDHISGVLSEGKAAFPNATLRMDQREADFWLSEENAAKVAEGARGTFTNARAAVKPYQEAGRFKPFEGDAKTGVELVPGIRALSTYGHTPGHSVYLVESKGQKLAVWGDLMHVAAVQLPDPTVTISFDSDASLAQPQREKAMADAAEKGYYVALAHSSFPGIGRLRPDGKGYVWLPPNYSSKP, encoded by the coding sequence ATGCCCAAGTTTGCTCAACTCGGACTGGCCATAACGCTTTTGTTAGGCGGTATAAATACCGAAGTCATGGCCGCCGCGCCGCAGGTCAAAACCCAGGCGCCGGGCTTCTACCGCATGATGCTGGGTGACTTTGAGATCACCGCCCTGAATGACGGCACGCGCGATCTGCCGGTGGACAAGCTGCTCAAGGAACGCCAACCCGGCCAGGTGCTGCGCGCCCTGCAGCATGCTTATCTGGGCCTGCCGCTGGAGACTTCCTTCAACGGCTTTCTGATCAATACCGGCGCCAAACTGGTGCTGGTCGACAGCGGCGGTGGCAGCAATCTAGGCCCCACCTTGGGGCGTTTGATCACGAACCTGAAGGCAGCCGGCTACCAGCCCGAGCAGGTGGACGAGGTCTACATCACCCATTTGCACTCTGATCACATCAGCGGCGTGCTCAGCGAGGGCAAGGCCGCCTTCCCGAACGCCACGCTGCGCATGGATCAGCGTGAAGCCGATTTCTGGCTCAGCGAAGAGAACGCGGCCAAAGTGGCGGAGGGCGCGCGTGGCACCTTCACCAACGCCCGGGCGGCCGTTAAGCCGTATCAGGAGGCGGGGCGCTTCAAGCCCTTCGAGGGGGACGCCAAGACCGGCGTCGAGCTGGTGCCCGGCATCCGCGCGCTGTCCACCTACGGGCACACCCCGGGTCACAGCGTCTACTTGGTGGAGAGCAAGGGCCAGAAGCTGGCCGTCTGGGGTGACCTGATGCATGTGGCGGCAGTCCAGTTGCCCGACCCCACGGTGACCATCAGCTTCGACAGCGATGCCAGCCTGGCTCAGCCCCAGCGCGAAAAGGCCATGGCCGATGCGGCCGAAAAAGGTTATTACGTGGCCCTGGCCCATTCCTCGTTCCCGGGCATCGGGCGGCTGCGGCCCGACGGCAAGGGCTATGTCTGGCTGCCGCCCAACTATTCCAGCAAGCCCTGA
- a CDS encoding OPT/YSL family transporter translates to MSLTSNFTQGAALDTRRWAWLPPVGSAAYYLLLGVVGMLILGPLGGITAAFMNFSIGFFVGGQVLAGILGSVVTFGYGTEGKHGANYIQTTAASVAGMMAMSTLVQAMVWMGMPAVPTWQLVTYMLCIGMMAAGIGMLYTPILVERMQLTFPSGLAVANILRALTDPVLLKQSVTRLFGGMAAGAVGGIAAAKMAVLGVIELSTSTFGAGLIVGARVGIPAILGGLVFWSLAPYFISIGWLKEGEPFRKIAFLIALGMILGAAIVDLTLIMFRAVKRLRSTPASAAAQVPAEQVGQGIGPRASMPRLLLWVGCWTVATIVAGMSFFNEPLGYMLLAVGLVYVFAIVNGISLGLTDQNPISSAFVVTVLILAGIGLKDPMLGLMAAMVVFVSSSVAGDMQQDRSTGWRLGSNRTVQFRFQVAGLLLGAILAVAIAQLFMTAYPVLKLDQTVMSESEAPAQWTSAMTFKFVGVLRSLTEPKAFQTTAILIGLGIGFVTELLRKLIKANSAYQRFVKAGRKGFAVDFCVDVLLLPSPYASSFGGFVNLPTSAWFAAGGAISSLINTLKPKRKAGEQDLPDDMSSTSLVGGGLIAGDALAALGLGLAGLAAVL, encoded by the coding sequence ATGTCTCTCACTTCAAATTTCACCCAGGGCGCAGCCTTGGACACGCGCCGCTGGGCCTGGCTGCCGCCGGTCGGCTCGGCCGCTTACTACCTCTTGCTCGGTGTGGTGGGCATGCTCATCCTCGGGCCGCTGGGTGGCATCACTGCTGCCTTCATGAACTTCTCCATCGGCTTCTTCGTCGGTGGCCAGGTGCTGGCCGGCATTCTGGGTTCGGTGGTCACCTTTGGCTACGGCACGGAAGGCAAGCACGGCGCCAACTACATCCAGACGACGGCCGCCTCGGTAGCCGGCATGATGGCCATGAGCACCTTGGTGCAAGCCATGGTCTGGATGGGCATGCCGGCGGTGCCGACCTGGCAGTTGGTCACTTACATGCTTTGCATCGGCATGATGGCCGCGGGCATCGGCATGCTCTACACGCCCATCTTGGTTGAGCGCATGCAGCTGACCTTTCCCTCCGGCCTGGCTGTGGCCAATATCTTGCGCGCCTTGACCGACCCGGTGCTGCTCAAGCAATCGGTGACGCGCCTGTTCGGTGGCATGGCGGCAGGTGCCGTTGGCGGCATCGCAGCGGCCAAGATGGCGGTGTTGGGGGTGATTGAGTTATCGACCTCCACCTTTGGCGCCGGCCTGATCGTGGGCGCGCGGGTGGGCATTCCGGCCATCCTCGGTGGCCTGGTGTTCTGGTCTCTGGCGCCCTATTTCATCAGCATCGGTTGGTTGAAAGAGGGTGAGCCCTTCCGCAAGATCGCCTTTCTGATCGCGCTGGGCATGATTCTGGGCGCCGCCATCGTGGACCTGACGCTGATCATGTTCCGCGCTGTCAAGCGCCTGCGCAGCACGCCCGCCAGTGCGGCGGCGCAGGTGCCGGCCGAGCAGGTCGGCCAGGGCATTGGCCCGCGTGCCAGCATGCCGCGCCTGCTGCTGTGGGTGGGCTGCTGGACCGTGGCCACCATCGTGGCCGGCATGAGCTTCTTCAATGAACCGCTGGGCTATATGTTGCTGGCCGTGGGCTTGGTCTATGTGTTTGCCATCGTCAACGGCATCTCGCTGGGCCTGACCGACCAGAACCCGATTTCCTCTGCCTTTGTGGTGACGGTGCTGATCCTGGCCGGCATTGGCCTCAAAGACCCGATGCTGGGCCTGATGGCGGCCATGGTGGTGTTCGTTTCCAGCAGTGTGGCCGGCGATATGCAGCAAGACCGCTCCACCGGCTGGCGCCTGGGCTCCAACCGCACGGTGCAGTTCCGTTTCCAGGTGGCGGGCTTGTTGCTGGGCGCGATTCTGGCGGTGGCGATTGCCCAGCTTTTCATGACCGCCTACCCGGTGCTCAAGCTGGACCAAACGGTGATGAGCGAGAGCGAAGCGCCGGCGCAATGGACCTCGGCCATGACCTTCAAATTCGTCGGCGTGCTGCGCAGCCTGACCGAGCCCAAGGCTTTTCAGACCACCGCCATCCTGATCGGTCTGGGCATCGGCTTCGTCACCGAATTGCTGCGCAAGCTGATCAAGGCGAACTCTGCTTATCAGCGCTTCGTCAAGGCCGGCCGCAAGGGCTTTGCCGTTGACTTCTGCGTGGACGTGCTGCTCTTGCCTAGCCCCTACGCCTCCTCATTCGGCGGCTTTGTGAACCTGCCTACCTCAGCCTGGTTTGCGGCCGGCGGGGCCATTTCCAGCTTGATCAACACCCTCAAGCCCAAGCGCAAGGCCGGCGAGCAAGATCTGCCGGACGATATGAGCAGCACCTCCCTGGTCGGCGGCGGCCTGATCGCCGGTGACGCACTCGCCGCATTGGGCCTGGGCCTGGCGGGCTTGGCGGCGGTGCTTTGA
- a CDS encoding AraC family transcriptional regulator gives MSASTRIAILSFDGFNELDSFIALGLLNRLRPLGLHAELCGPGHSVSSMNGVTVQLQRPLEWANEAEVVLFGAGLYTRSLAQNSALLDRLQLDPLRQLIGAQGSGSLLMARLGLLGDQAACTDAGSKPWLIEAGARVLDEAFHAHGPIATASGGLAAQYLATWVMLSKAGEAATREALHDVAPAGEKDEYVARLIKTVQAFLTPKN, from the coding sequence ATGAGTGCTTCCACCCGCATCGCCATTCTCAGCTTTGACGGCTTCAATGAGCTGGACAGCTTCATTGCCCTGGGCCTGCTGAATCGGCTGCGACCGCTGGGCTTGCATGCCGAGCTGTGCGGGCCAGGCCACAGCGTCAGCTCGATGAACGGCGTCACCGTGCAATTGCAGCGCCCGCTGGAATGGGCCAACGAGGCCGAGGTGGTGCTGTTCGGCGCGGGGCTCTACACGCGCTCGCTTGCGCAGAACTCCGCCCTGCTGGACCGGCTGCAGCTGGACCCCCTGCGCCAGCTGATCGGCGCGCAAGGCTCGGGCAGCTTGCTGATGGCCCGCCTGGGCCTGTTGGGTGATCAGGCGGCCTGCACCGACGCGGGCAGCAAGCCCTGGCTCATCGAGGCCGGCGCCCGCGTGCTGGACGAAGCCTTCCACGCCCACGGCCCCATCGCCACCGCCAGCGGCGGCCTGGCAGCGCAATACTTGGCCACCTGGGTCATGCTCAGCAAGGCCGGTGAGGCGGCCACCCGCGAGGCCTTGCACGATGTGGCGCCGGCGGGCGAGAAGGACGAGTATGTGGCGCGGCTGATCAAGACTGTGCAAGCCTTTCTGACACCCAAAAACTGA
- a CDS encoding ABC transporter substrate-binding protein has product MNQVLKQVAIASLAACGGLAQAQVSGDVVKIGFITDMSSVYADIDGAGGVEALKLAIADMKGVAAGKKIELIFADHQNKADVAASKAREWIDTQGLDLLIGGTNSGANLAMATVAAEKKRPFISIGAGSSALTNDKCTPYTIHYAYDTVALANGTGAAVTKGGGKSWYFLQADYAFGQALQADTAKVVAASGGKVVGTVKHPLNASDFSSFLLQAQGSGAQILGLANAGGDTINAIKAANEFGVTKSMKLAGLLMFINDIHSLGLKTTEGMYLTDSWYWNQSPEARAWSRRFFEKMKRMPSSLQAADYSAAMHYLKAVDTLKTDDADKVLAKMKDTPINDFYTKGTIRKEDGRGIHDMFLLQVKSQKESVEPWDYFKVVTRIPGEEAFTKLADSKCPLVKR; this is encoded by the coding sequence ATGAACCAAGTTCTCAAGCAAGTTGCAATCGCCAGCCTGGCCGCCTGCGGTGGCTTGGCACAGGCCCAGGTCTCCGGCGATGTGGTCAAGATCGGCTTCATCACCGATATGTCCAGCGTCTACGCCGACATCGACGGCGCCGGTGGCGTCGAAGCCCTCAAGCTGGCCATTGCCGATATGAAGGGCGTGGCCGCCGGCAAGAAGATCGAACTGATCTTTGCCGACCACCAGAACAAGGCCGATGTGGCCGCCTCCAAGGCCCGCGAGTGGATCGACACCCAGGGCCTGGACCTGCTGATCGGCGGCACCAACTCCGGCGCCAACCTGGCCATGGCCACGGTGGCCGCGGAGAAAAAGCGCCCCTTCATTTCGATCGGCGCCGGCAGCTCGGCGCTGACCAATGACAAGTGCACGCCCTACACCATCCACTATGCCTATGACACCGTGGCCCTGGCCAATGGCACGGGCGCGGCCGTCACCAAGGGCGGTGGCAAAAGCTGGTACTTCCTGCAGGCCGACTACGCCTTCGGCCAAGCCCTGCAGGCCGACACCGCCAAGGTAGTGGCCGCCTCGGGTGGCAAGGTGGTGGGCACCGTCAAGCATCCGCTCAACGCCAGCGACTTCAGCTCCTTCTTGCTGCAAGCGCAAGGCAGCGGCGCGCAAATCCTGGGCCTGGCCAATGCCGGCGGCGACACCATCAACGCCATCAAGGCGGCCAATGAGTTCGGCGTCACCAAGAGCATGAAGCTGGCCGGCCTGCTGATGTTCATCAACGACATCCACTCGCTCGGCTTGAAGACCACCGAGGGCATGTACCTGACCGACAGCTGGTACTGGAACCAAAGCCCCGAGGCGCGCGCCTGGAGCCGCCGCTTCTTCGAGAAGATGAAGCGCATGCCCTCCTCGCTGCAAGCGGCCGACTACTCCGCCGCCATGCATTACCTGAAGGCGGTGGACACGCTCAAGACCGACGACGCCGACAAGGTGCTGGCCAAGATGAAGGACACACCGATCAACGACTTCTACACCAAGGGCACGATCCGCAAGGAAGACGGCCGCGGCATCCACGATATGTTCTTGCTGCAGGTGAAGTCGCAGAAGGAGTCCGTCGAGCCTTGGGACTACTTCAAGGTCGTGACCCGCATCCCCGGCGAAGAAGCCTTCACCAAACTGGCGGACAGCAAGTGCCCGCTGGTGAAACGCTAA